A region of the Larus michahellis chromosome 4, bLarMic1.1, whole genome shotgun sequence genome:
GCGAGAGCCTGCAGCCCTCGCTAGCCCACTGCCGCTGGGCTTACAATAAATCGGCTCCTTGCCACCAGTCCCGGGCGGTCGGCGTGGTCTGCAATGGTACGGAACCCCCCGCCAGCCAGCCCCGGGGGCGTTGGGCGGGGGGGGTTTGCAgccatggcggggtggggggtccccagaAGCTGCAACCCAActtcttctgccccttcccccctccctgtccccctcctgccaggctcccagggCTTGCAGGCGCCGACCCCCGTGGCCACGGTGACGCCGAGCAACGTCACCCTCCTGAGCGGTGAGTGTCCCGCAGGGCCTCGACCGCGACCTgggtttggggtggtggtgggggagctgcagggagcacCCCACTCGCCCCCCCGGCTTAGCCTGGGGGAAGGTTGTCCCCGGGTGTCACGAGCTGTGTCCGTTCTCTGTCTCAGCTGAGGAGGGCCCCCCGCCTGCGGGGGGACAGTCCCCCCTGCACGTGCTCCTCTTCGTCCTCTGCCTGGTCCTggcggcgctgctgctgctcaccGTGCTGGCCTTCACCGCCGCCCTGCTGAGGCTGAGGAAGATGAGCGGTAAtaaccacccccaccccacccccgcccaAAACGGGGGGGCACGGCAGGCTCTGGCCACGGAAGTGGGGGGACATTGCAGCCCAGCCAGGGccacccccttccctgggctcagcccagggGCAGCTGAGCGGGGACACAGacacccacatccccccccccacccccggtttTGTCCCCCCAGCCCACGCTGTGTCGTCCCCCGCATTAGCCAGCGCGGTGCTGGTCAACCACAGCACCCAGCGCCCCGACGCGCCCTCCGGGACCTCCAACGACTACAGGGAGatgccccccagcctgcccaaaGGACCAGGTAGGTCTGGCAGGTCACCCGTTCCTCcctgaggggctgtgggggggggaagggggggggggggcccagatGGTTGCCCAATCCCCATCTCGTCCCCCCAGACCCGCTGGTCACAGCCCTCCCCACTGCCAAGGATTTCGACTCTGATTCCGACTACGAACACTACGACTTCAGCAGCGAGCCGCCCGTGGCTCTCTCCACCTTCTATAGTGAGCGTCCAACcggccctgggacccccccacaccctgtcCCAGGACCCCCCCTACCCTGTCCCGGGGTGCCCCGGCTGatgtcccacctccctgccctccccgcagaCTCCCTGCGCCAACATCCCAGGGACCAGTTACTCCCGCTGATGCCCAGCCAGGACGGGATGGAGCCATTCCCTGCGGAGGGTACGACACGAGGGGTCCCGACCCTCTGTCCCGCACCGCTGGCCTTCTGCCCACTGTGGGTGGGGGCACCCTACAGCCCCGGGGGCTAATATTAGCCCTGTGCCCCCGCAGTGCCATCCCGCTGCAGGGCGAGCagctcttccacctcctcctcttcctccaccgAGCCCTACTGCAACGACAGCATGGCCCCCCCGCAGGCCTGGgtctgcccgccgccccccgcccacGGCGCCCACCGGCACCCGGCACCCACCACCCACGGCTACACCGACTGCCCCGGCACAGGTGGGCACCGCCAGTGGGCTGTGTGGTCCCAGGGACcggagcggggatggggacagccctggggacgggagcagggatggggatacCCCAAAGATGAGAGCAAGGGATGGAGagaccccagggatggggacaggggtggggacaggagcagggatggagagaccccagggaggggagcagggatgtggacagccctggggatgggagaaggaaTGGAGagaccccagggaggggaacagggatggagacagTCCTGGGCGTGGGAGCAGGAATGGAGagaccccagggaggggaacagggatggggacagccctggggatgggagcagggatggagagaccccagggaggggagcagggatagggacagccctggggacgggagcagggatggggatacCCCAAAGATGGGAGCAAGGGATGGAGagaccccagggatggggacagggatggggacacccctggggatgGGAGCAAGGGATGGAAagaccccagggaggggagcagggatggagacagCTCTGGGGACAGGATCAAGGATGGAGagaccccagggaggggagaaagggatgGGGACAGTCCTGGGGAGGCGAATGGGCATAGGGGGACTCCAaggatgggagcagggatgggaacagccctggggacaggagcagggatggagagaccccagggaggggaacagggatggggacagtcctGGGGATGGAAGCAAGGGATGGAGGGACCCCAAGAACAGGAgcaagggatggggacagccctggggaggcAAATGGGCACGGGGGGGCTCCAaggatgggagcagggatggggacagccctggggacaggaccaagggatggggacagccttGGGGATGGGAGCAAGGGATGGAGAGACCCCAAagatgggaacagggatggggacaacccTGGGGATGGGAGCAAGGGATGGGAAGACCCCAAGGACGGGAACAAggatggggacatccctggggaggggaatgggagtggggggaccctggggacgaaagcagggatggggacaacccCAGGGAGGGAACGGGAGTGGGGGaccccgggggctgggggcagggatgGCAGGTGCCAGTGAGAGTCCCtgtttcccccagctcccccagcagccccctgcgtGCCCGCCCCAGTGCTCTCCCACCCCTGGGTACCGTCTCCGGCAGCTCCCGATCCCGCCGACAGCTCCAGCACCTCCTCGGGCGAGTGGTATGAGAACGAGCAGGGCCAGGAGCCGCCCGGGGACCCGTCCCCACGCCCCGGTGAGGACCCCTGCGCTGGCAGGGCGGGAGTTGGGTGGTAGGGTCCGGGGGGGATTCAGGGCTCCTCTGCCCCcgcagcatcctcctcctgctccctgcccacctccctgAGGGGGTCTCTCTCTCCCTCGCAGGCTGGCCGGCTCCttcctgccccggggggggccaCACGCAAGACCCCGACTCCTCCGAGGGCAGCGATTACGATGACATCCAGGGCTCTGCCTACTGAAGCTGCCCGATGTCCACGGacgtggcggggaggggggacgacaCCGAGGACTCGCCATCCCGCTGCCGACCTCCCTTCTGGACTTTTCCAGCCATCTCCTCCTTGCCGGGGGGCGGACACAGGTCCCGGTGGTACCCGGAGGATGCTCGGCTCAGGCGAGCTGCGTGCTGCCATTAAAAGCTTTTCCCAGCGGGTCACCATCTCCCTCGGCCGTAGGGGTGGCCGGTCACCATCTCCCTCGGCCATGGGGGTGGCTTGTCACCAGCCCTGCCACGAGGCTGGGTCACCGAGCGCTCCCACGGGTCACCTAAAGATGTCCCTTCTGCCAtcccctgcctggctggggacggggacctgGCTGCCAGGTgatgtcccgtcccgtcccccagCCACGACCTGCAGATCTGTCCCCAAGGGCAGGAGCAGccggacccccccaccccgtccccagcccacggcagcagggaggggggaaggcagggccTGATCCAGCCCCGCAGCACCCGAGATCCCCGTGGCTGGGGACGG
Encoded here:
- the CD6 gene encoding T-cell differentiation antigen CD6 isoform X1, with amino-acid sequence MLSRMEGLCLLLTALSATAPGQGTAVAPRIHEGTPGFGVPTAPAEPTGPASTPVGGVAGNTSVTPGPGALRLADGRSRCEGRVEMEQGGSWGTVCDDAWDMADADVVCRQLGCGRAVRVHAGAAFGRGGGPILRDEVGCQGHEEHLWECPAMMEHDCSHKEDAGVVCSEHQEWRLSGGRDGCAGRVEVFFRGTWSTVCDSTWYDMEGRVLCRTLGCGEPLRKLFFHHTLPGRMVYECESLQPSLAHCRWAYNKSAPCHQSRAVGVVCNGSQGLQAPTPVATVTPSNVTLLSAEEGPPPAGGQSPLHVLLFVLCLVLAALLLLTVLAFTAALLRLRKMSAHAVSSPALASAVLVNHSTQRPDAPSGTSNDYREMPPSLPKGPDPLVTALPTAKDFDSDSDYEHYDFSSEPPVALSTFYNSLRQHPRDQLLPLMPSQDGMEPFPAEVPSRCRASSSSTSSSSSTEPYCNDSMAPPQAWVCPPPPAHGAHRHPAPTTHGYTDCPGTAPPAAPCVPAPVLSHPWVPSPAAPDPADSSSTSSGEWYENEQGQEPPGDPSPRPGWPAPSCPGGGHTQDPDSSEGSDYDDIQGSAY
- the CD6 gene encoding T-cell differentiation antigen CD6 isoform X2 → MLSRMEGLCLLLTALSATAPGQGTAVAPRIHEGTPGFGVPTAPAEPTGPASTPVGGVAGNTSVTPGPGALRLADGRSRCEGRVEMEQGGSWGTVCDDAWDMADADVVCRQLGCGRAVRVHAGAAFGRGGGPILRDEVGCQGHEEHLWECPAMMEHDCSHKEDAGVVCSEHQEWRLSGGRDGCAGRVEVFFRGTWSTVCDSTWYDMEGRVLCRTLGCGEPLRKLFFHHTLPGRMVYECESLQPSLAHCRWAYNKSAPCHQSRAVGVVCNGSQGLQAPTPVATVTPSNVTLLSAEEGPPPAGGQSPLHVLLFVLCLVLAALLLLTVLAFTAALLRLRKMSAHAVSSPALASAVLVNHSTQRPDAPSGTSNDYREMPPSLPKGPDSLRQHPRDQLLPLMPSQDGMEPFPAEVPSRCRASSSSTSSSSSTEPYCNDSMAPPQAWVCPPPPAHGAHRHPAPTTHGYTDCPGTAPPAAPCVPAPVLSHPWVPSPAAPDPADSSSTSSGEWYENEQGQEPPGDPSPRPGWPAPSCPGGGHTQDPDSSEGSDYDDIQGSAY